A genome region from Qipengyuania profundimaris includes the following:
- a CDS encoding DUF7146 domain-containing protein: MSLSVQTHPNRSLAETARRICESRGGKWSGTKGMACCPAHDDRTPSLGVSLGRQAILFHCFAGCDQQSVLAALAREGFEAPALFSGSATTNEPESTSTCKPSAVALRIWRDAQPLRASPAKAYLESRGILAASPALRFLPRTPLGPKGRARFLPAMIAAVSLDEGPIAIHRTFLSTEASGKAAFEKPKRALGALGEAAVRLFAPVSGKLGLAEGVESAMSAYALTGIPVWATLGNERFGLVSVPESVTELHLFVDHDTGGELAASRGLAAYAREGRTIHVRKPSSRDTDWNDELTAWLRRKAAR; encoded by the coding sequence ATGTCCCTGTCTGTCCAAACTCATCCCAACCGGTCGCTTGCCGAGACCGCCCGTCGCATTTGCGAATCGCGAGGGGGCAAATGGTCCGGCACAAAGGGCATGGCCTGTTGCCCCGCGCATGATGACCGCACGCCGTCACTCGGTGTGTCGCTCGGCCGACAGGCCATCCTCTTCCACTGTTTCGCGGGATGCGATCAGCAGAGCGTGCTGGCTGCTCTGGCGCGTGAAGGTTTCGAGGCACCGGCGCTTTTTTCAGGTTCTGCGACCACCAACGAACCCGAATCAACCAGCACCTGCAAACCCTCGGCGGTAGCGCTGAGGATCTGGCGCGATGCACAGCCACTGCGTGCTAGTCCGGCAAAGGCATATCTTGAAAGCCGCGGCATCCTCGCCGCATCTCCGGCGCTCCGCTTCCTTCCACGAACGCCGCTTGGCCCGAAAGGACGGGCCCGCTTTCTGCCCGCCATGATCGCGGCAGTCAGCCTCGACGAGGGCCCGATCGCCATCCACCGCACGTTCCTGTCTACCGAGGCTTCAGGCAAGGCCGCTTTCGAAAAGCCGAAACGCGCGCTCGGCGCGCTCGGTGAAGCTGCTGTTCGTCTCTTCGCTCCAGTTTCCGGCAAGCTTGGCCTTGCCGAGGGGGTCGAGAGCGCGATGTCGGCCTATGCTCTCACCGGCATTCCCGTCTGGGCGACCCTGGGCAATGAGCGCTTCGGTCTCGTCAGCGTGCCTGAGAGCGTGACCGAGCTTCACCTCTTCGTCGATCACGATACTGGCGGCGAGCTGGCCGCGTCGCGTGGCCTGGCCGCTTATGCCCGCGAAGGGCGGACGATCCACGTTCGCAAACCATCCTCACGCGACACCGACTGGAACGATGAACTTACAGCATGGCTGCGCCGCAAAGCGGCGCGGTAG
- a CDS encoding ParB/RepB/Spo0J family partition protein, which produces MIQSIPLKKLVPSPRNVRKSNDVLADLQLRADIAARGLLQNLVVRKGKRGKFEVEAGGRRLAALLALAEEGTLPENHEVTCLVIEGEESEVREASLAENFQRLAMNPADEAQAFASIIEAGATPEDVARRFGLTVRFVEGRLRLASLAPCVFEALAEGTITLDMAKAYGAISDVERQAHVYAELQDAWYQITPDTIRRMVLDATVRGSDPRAVLVGRDAYIGAGGRIERELFDDDASESWIDVALLEDLAHKAMEEAAKKAALEYGLAWVRPTLGTYVSHDLVEGLSRLPCEPAPMTEQEAKELGELEADYDRVAAVLEDEDSHEDEVAKAEQELVVIDRAMRALNDRPPVLADELKPEAGAFLILSRNGEPTLVPQFYTETEVIADEGVVEAVEESGAVKPKGSSLSQRLLDELAMQRRDILAIHLANDPALALDFMVFTLADADGHDWRARKASTLVGSIASGPVAGFEAKDAPASAALAEFAGSLDESWRSGETDVERFARFRSLSDEARSAWLGHVVSRTLVASLACEGDRSVPMHEALGALLEIETAHWWRPTAANYFDRVAKARTLEALDATGGPELVSRYAASKKAELASAAERIFSGNFIGEAEVKERAQAWVPAIMLFTAAQEVAPIDVEVDEAVSDDATDEIAEQAA; this is translated from the coding sequence ATGATCCAGTCGATCCCCTTGAAGAAGCTTGTTCCCAGCCCGCGTAACGTTCGCAAGTCGAACGACGTGCTGGCCGACCTCCAGCTGCGGGCAGACATCGCCGCGCGCGGCCTGCTGCAGAACCTCGTCGTACGCAAAGGAAAGCGCGGCAAGTTCGAGGTCGAGGCCGGCGGTCGCCGTCTCGCCGCGCTGCTGGCGCTGGCCGAAGAGGGCACCTTGCCCGAGAACCACGAGGTCACCTGCCTCGTCATCGAAGGCGAGGAAAGCGAAGTGCGCGAAGCCAGCCTTGCCGAGAATTTCCAGCGTCTCGCAATGAACCCGGCCGACGAGGCGCAGGCCTTCGCCTCCATCATCGAAGCAGGCGCTACCCCTGAAGACGTGGCGCGCCGCTTCGGCCTCACGGTCCGTTTCGTCGAAGGACGTCTGCGCCTCGCAAGCCTCGCGCCTTGCGTTTTCGAAGCGCTCGCCGAAGGCACGATCACGCTCGATATGGCCAAGGCCTACGGCGCGATTTCCGACGTCGAGCGCCAGGCGCATGTCTATGCCGAGCTGCAGGATGCCTGGTACCAGATCACGCCCGATACAATCCGCCGCATGGTGCTCGATGCCACGGTGCGCGGTTCTGATCCGCGAGCTGTTTTGGTCGGACGCGATGCGTACATCGGTGCGGGTGGCCGGATCGAACGCGAACTCTTCGACGATGACGCCAGCGAGAGCTGGATCGATGTCGCGCTGCTCGAGGACCTCGCGCACAAGGCCATGGAAGAGGCGGCAAAAAAGGCTGCGCTCGAATATGGCCTTGCCTGGGTTCGGCCGACGCTGGGCACCTATGTCAGTCACGACCTTGTCGAAGGTCTGAGCCGTCTGCCTTGCGAGCCTGCGCCGATGACGGAACAGGAAGCGAAGGAACTTGGCGAGCTCGAGGCCGACTACGACCGCGTCGCCGCCGTGCTCGAAGACGAGGACAGCCACGAGGACGAGGTCGCCAAGGCCGAACAGGAACTCGTCGTCATCGACCGCGCCATGCGCGCGCTCAATGACCGGCCGCCCGTGCTCGCCGACGAGCTGAAACCCGAGGCCGGTGCCTTCCTTATCCTCTCGCGCAATGGCGAGCCGACCTTGGTCCCGCAGTTCTACACCGAGACCGAAGTCATCGCTGACGAAGGTGTGGTGGAGGCAGTCGAAGAAAGCGGAGCGGTTAAACCCAAGGGCAGCTCGCTTTCGCAGCGCCTGCTCGACGAACTCGCAATGCAGCGCCGCGATATCCTGGCGATCCATCTCGCTAACGATCCGGCACTGGCGCTCGACTTCATGGTCTTCACGCTCGCGGATGCCGATGGGCACGACTGGCGCGCCAGAAAGGCATCGACGCTTGTCGGCTCCATCGCGTCTGGACCGGTTGCCGGGTTTGAGGCCAAGGATGCACCGGCGAGCGCTGCTCTGGCCGAGTTCGCTGGTTCGCTCGACGAAAGCTGGCGCTCGGGCGAGACCGACGTCGAGCGGTTTGCCAGGTTCCGGTCGCTTTCCGATGAGGCGCGTTCGGCCTGGCTTGGTCATGTCGTCTCGCGCACGCTCGTCGCCAGCCTAGCCTGCGAAGGCGATCGTTCGGTGCCCATGCACGAAGCGCTCGGGGCACTTCTGGAAATCGAAACCGCGCATTGGTGGCGTCCCACCGCGGCAAACTATTTCGACCGCGTGGCCAAGGCTCGCACGCTCGAAGCGCTCGATGCTACGGGTGGTCCGGAGCTGGTCAGCCGATACGCTGCTTCGAAGAAGGCTGAGCTTGCGAGCGCAGCCGAGCGCATCTTCTCAGGCAACTTCATCGGCGAGGCCGAGGTCAAGGAGCGGGCGCAAGCCTGGGTTCCTGCGATCATGCTGTTCACTGCTGCTCAGGAGGTCGCGCCGATTGATGTCGAAGTCGACGAGGCAGTCAGCGACGATGCGACAGACGAAATTGCCGAGCAGGCTGCCTGA
- a CDS encoding DUF6961 family protein has translation MVLNRDQELWAVALWVEKNHGEEGTAYIAQQIQRLSNEGGEAGIATWKTVAERFDQLSCQSSTN, from the coding sequence ATGGTGCTGAACCGCGATCAGGAATTGTGGGCCGTCGCGCTCTGGGTCGAAAAGAACCATGGCGAAGAGGGAACCGCGTATATCGCGCAGCAAATCCAGCGGCTATCCAACGAAGGGGGCGAGGCAGGCATAGCAACGTGGAAGACTGTTGCTGAGCGCTTCGATCAGCTTAGCTGCCAAAGCTCTACGAACTGA
- a CDS encoding lytic transglycosylase domain-containing protein: MNCLNCLTALAVACLGMIATSSQQVRAQDFTLFEHAIVPPKTGQQPAREYLPAIYQAEPANVSYREGLYMAAIAEAERRYGLPTNLLRALIWAESRFNPMAVSPAGAAGLAQLMPATARELGVRNRHDPLASINGGARYLRDMLDRFDAVHLALAAYNAGPGAVSRSRGIPNNGETPQYVRSVLGRWQAIGRYN; encoded by the coding sequence ATGAACTGCCTCAATTGTCTGACCGCGCTAGCGGTCGCCTGTCTGGGGATGATCGCGACCTCCTCACAGCAAGTACGCGCCCAGGATTTCACCTTGTTCGAGCACGCGATCGTTCCGCCGAAGACGGGCCAGCAGCCGGCAAGGGAATATCTTCCTGCAATCTACCAGGCCGAGCCAGCAAACGTATCCTACCGGGAAGGCTTGTATATGGCGGCGATAGCCGAGGCTGAACGCCGTTACGGGCTTCCGACCAACCTGCTTCGTGCTCTTATCTGGGCTGAGTCCCGCTTCAATCCGATGGCTGTTAGTCCAGCCGGTGCTGCCGGGCTGGCTCAGCTTATGCCGGCCACGGCGAGAGAACTGGGCGTCCGGAACCGTCATGACCCTCTTGCATCGATCAACGGTGGCGCCAGGTACCTTCGCGATATGTTGGACCGGTTCGACGCAGTCCACCTGGCCTTGGCTGCTTACAATGCTGGCCCAGGTGCCGTCTCCCGATCACGCGGCATTCCCAACAATGGTGAAACGCCGCAATATGTCCGGTCTGTGTTGGGACGTTGGCAAGCAATTGGTAGGTACAATTGA
- a CDS encoding thermonuclease family protein: MNETPGEPFDFRKALKAQKRRKLRKEIALGLGAFAIVFAGGMLALNWPVHDASLANDDQQPQALFQQASSPQFDICGSIRRTCVVDGDTFWLDGVKIRIADIDTPEISEPRCDYEYQLGMRATHRLVELLNGGPFELRTIGSRDEDQYGRKLRVVTRGGRSLGDQLVSEGLARTWTGRREPWC; the protein is encoded by the coding sequence GTGAATGAGACCCCAGGTGAGCCGTTCGACTTTCGCAAGGCGTTGAAGGCACAGAAGCGCCGGAAGCTGAGAAAGGAGATCGCGTTGGGTTTGGGAGCATTCGCGATCGTATTTGCTGGAGGGATGCTGGCACTCAACTGGCCAGTCCATGATGCCAGCCTTGCTAACGACGATCAGCAGCCTCAGGCTTTATTCCAGCAAGCAAGCTCCCCACAATTCGACATCTGCGGATCCATCCGGCGCACATGCGTCGTGGATGGAGATACTTTCTGGCTTGATGGCGTGAAGATCCGGATTGCCGACATCGACACTCCCGAGATCAGCGAGCCTCGTTGCGACTATGAATACCAGCTCGGCATGCGCGCGACACACCGCCTTGTCGAATTGCTGAATGGCGGGCCCTTCGAACTGAGGACCATCGGTAGCAGAGACGAGGATCAGTACGGTCGCAAATTGCGGGTTGTAACGCGCGGCGGCCGCTCGCTTGGCGATCAGCTGGTCAGCGAAGGCCTGGCGCGAACCTGGACCGGGAGACGTGAACCATGGTGCTGA
- a CDS encoding IS5 family transposase translates to MSGQAGFFNLSDRYAALSAAGDPLERLAAAVDFEVFRGPLVAALRRGSRGKGGRPPFDPVLMFRILVLQALYSLSDEAAEFQIKDRLSFQRFLGLGLDGRVPDATTVWLFREKLVKAKAIDKLFARFDAALLERGYLAMGGQIIDASVIPAPKQRITEDEKAQIKQGRTAKQIWKGQPAKAAQKDTDARWTLKYSKAKVTEVSDPTAFRPVDLAIPAYGYKNHIGIDKEHGLIRTWDASAANAHDGARLRDLVSRENTASGVWADSAYRSKKNEAFLKKGMFTSHIHQKKPPRQEMPERTVIANARRSKIRSAVEHVFAGQKHRMGLFVRTVGMARARIKIGMANLAYNFQRLVWLERRSAPA, encoded by the coding sequence ATGAGCGGGCAAGCGGGATTCTTTAATTTGTCGGATCGGTATGCGGCGCTGAGCGCGGCGGGCGATCCGCTGGAGCGTTTGGCTGCGGCGGTGGATTTCGAAGTGTTTCGCGGACCGCTGGTGGCAGCGCTGCGTCGCGGGTCTCGCGGTAAGGGCGGCAGGCCACCATTCGACCCTGTCTTGATGTTCAGGATCCTTGTGCTGCAGGCGCTCTATTCGCTGTCGGACGAAGCGGCCGAGTTTCAAATCAAGGACCGGCTCTCGTTCCAGCGCTTTTTGGGTCTCGGGCTCGATGGAAGAGTTCCCGATGCGACGACCGTATGGCTGTTCCGTGAGAAGCTGGTGAAGGCCAAGGCGATCGACAAGCTCTTCGCCCGTTTCGATGCCGCGCTGCTCGAGCGCGGTTATCTTGCCATGGGCGGCCAGATCATCGATGCCAGCGTCATCCCCGCGCCAAAGCAGCGCATCACCGAAGACGAGAAGGCGCAGATCAAGCAGGGCCGCACGGCGAAGCAAATCTGGAAAGGCCAGCCGGCCAAGGCGGCGCAGAAGGACACCGACGCGCGCTGGACGCTCAAATACTCGAAGGCCAAGGTGACCGAGGTGAGCGATCCGACCGCCTTCAGGCCGGTCGACCTCGCCATTCCCGCCTATGGCTACAAGAATCATATCGGCATCGACAAGGAGCACGGTCTGATCCGCACCTGGGATGCGAGCGCCGCCAACGCCCATGACGGCGCTCGGCTGCGCGACCTGGTCAGCAGGGAAAACACCGCATCGGGCGTCTGGGCCGACAGCGCCTATCGCTCGAAGAAGAACGAAGCCTTTCTCAAGAAGGGCATGTTCACCAGCCATATCCACCAGAAGAAACCGCCACGACAGGAAATGCCCGAGCGCACCGTCATCGCCAATGCCAGACGCTCCAAAATCCGCTCGGCGGTCGAGCATGTCTTCGCCGGCCAAAAGCATCGCATGGGCCTCTTCGTCCGTACTGTCGGAATGGCCCGGGCGCGGATCAAGATCGGCATGGCAAACCTGGCCTACAACTTCCAGCGGCTTGTCTGGCTCGAAAGGCGAAGTGCGCCCGCATAA
- a CDS encoding strawberry notch family protein, protein MFQSDLFPAGEQLPSMPMAYAIGTRVAALLASGRHLTRTDISGLFAEEAGVLDWGGAWTIDDYNSAVEIAALLWLRESSRIDLATNVHEAEARFDWLEAALPPRHVRSEAQVELQQFSTPPMLAWLMAKSAAVCAQDTLLEPSAGNGALALWGCLQNASLLLNEIDPARRDGLAHVFPTATITAHDGELIADLLRGHVPSAVLTNPPFAHSLERGKDGETAMRHLRGAIRAAANRARIVAIMPEGFDASTFAKEQDEASLLLDARLQQMFRRTGTGIAVRLVVFDKTPTASSPAIIGDTADLISLHELITALPPRVQTSANIYRLPLGKPVRLVGKTSAQSAPVRPLAPFAATPAATANAIDLAYSVLADPAPVPEQAGIYLPYRPSRIAFEDAPVHPTPLVESVAMGSVAAPQPDVCPRLPACWQADGLLSEAQCETLVYAAQAFARDLPGQFNVSQEGTSLELSEDGHSYRQGFFLGDGTGAGKGRQIAAVIMDRWLAGERRHVWITKNEALLEDARRDWEALGGLPLDLQPLSRWKLGHPVTMSESILFVTYPTLCSGRAEDTRLDQILAWAGESFDGVIAFDEAHAMANALRGSSNRGKVRGSEQGMAGLRLQNHLPRARVLYASATGASDIANLGYTSRLGLWGPETAFPTHEAFMTEIRAGGVAAMELVARDLKAQGLYLARALSFAGVEYEILEHNLSEAQVRIYDAYAEAWAIIHRNLEAALEATRVVDEDSGDTLNRNAKAAALSIFEGTKQRFFAQLLLSMKLPSLIPAMEAALGEDHSVVVQLVSTAEAMLDRRLADLSDEEREALDIDLSPREYVIDYLAKSFPVRLMQVFADEDGNLRSEAMSDGEGNPVFCPRAVAARDALIEQLCALPPIATALDAIIEHFGTEAVAEVTGRTRRLVLGRDGQQRLERRSPSANVAEAQSFMEGIKRILVFSDAGGTGRSYHADLGARNQQRRVHFLLEPGWRADNAIQGLGRTNRTNQASAPLFRPVTTDVKGERRFISTIARRLDALGALTRGQRQTGGQNLFDPADNLESDYARDALSRWFQLLYDGKLEATSFGNFVERTGLRLENPDGGLTDNLPTIQRWLNRILALPIALQNAIFDEYLGLVEARIEAAREAGTLDQGLETIRVDRFTVLADELLRTDPVTGAETRLVSLEVVRYLRPLRLQRLVRMHEIGSAHAIPLRNARSGKVALSVPARRLIADDGTVVERRRLLRPLNSANWTLEALGESHWEEIGVTAFTSAWLAEEEEAAKSPVTERVHLATGLLLPVWKRLPGDHVRVTRLVAEDGQSIIGREVLDIDLAAIADTFGLSGVTGPAPDQIGDLVLESGKPLDLASHDPLTVKRSLVGGEQRLELTGFSPDRLDWYKGKGCFTEIIRYRTRLFVPVSRASSVLPALAA, encoded by the coding sequence ATGTTTCAATCTGACTTGTTTCCCGCCGGCGAGCAGTTGCCGTCCATGCCCATGGCCTATGCCATTGGCACCCGAGTTGCCGCGCTTCTTGCTTCGGGACGTCATCTTACCCGTACCGACATTTCCGGGCTGTTCGCCGAAGAGGCCGGTGTTCTGGACTGGGGAGGTGCCTGGACGATCGACGACTACAACAGCGCGGTCGAGATCGCCGCACTACTCTGGCTTCGAGAGTCCTCACGGATCGATCTGGCGACGAATGTACACGAAGCCGAAGCGCGGTTCGACTGGCTCGAAGCAGCCTTGCCGCCGCGGCACGTTCGCAGCGAAGCACAGGTCGAGCTCCAGCAGTTCTCGACCCCGCCAATGCTGGCCTGGCTGATGGCGAAGTCCGCAGCTGTCTGCGCGCAAGACACGCTCCTCGAACCGTCCGCAGGCAATGGTGCCCTTGCTCTCTGGGGTTGCCTCCAGAACGCTTCGCTGCTTCTCAACGAGATCGATCCGGCAAGACGAGACGGTCTGGCCCACGTCTTCCCCACGGCCACCATCACTGCGCATGACGGGGAACTGATCGCCGACTTGCTTCGCGGCCATGTTCCGTCTGCCGTGCTGACGAACCCGCCGTTCGCTCACAGCCTGGAACGCGGCAAGGACGGTGAGACCGCTATGCGTCACCTACGCGGTGCAATCCGGGCCGCTGCTAATCGGGCGAGGATCGTCGCCATTATGCCTGAAGGCTTCGACGCCTCCACCTTCGCCAAGGAACAGGACGAAGCATCGCTGCTCCTCGATGCTCGGCTGCAGCAGATGTTTCGCCGGACAGGGACGGGGATCGCTGTTCGCCTGGTTGTGTTCGACAAGACGCCGACTGCGTCCTCGCCTGCGATCATCGGAGATACTGCCGACCTCATCTCGCTCCACGAGCTTATCACCGCGCTTCCGCCACGCGTACAGACCTCCGCCAACATCTATCGCCTGCCGCTCGGCAAGCCAGTGCGCCTCGTTGGCAAGACTTCGGCCCAAAGCGCGCCGGTGCGGCCGCTGGCGCCGTTCGCTGCGACACCAGCAGCCACGGCGAATGCGATCGACCTTGCCTATTCGGTCCTCGCCGACCCCGCGCCTGTGCCCGAACAGGCAGGCATATACCTGCCTTACCGGCCCAGCCGCATCGCCTTCGAAGATGCTCCGGTCCATCCCACCCCGCTCGTGGAATCGGTCGCCATGGGTTCGGTCGCGGCACCGCAGCCCGATGTTTGCCCGCGCCTTCCCGCATGTTGGCAGGCCGACGGCCTGCTGTCCGAAGCGCAATGCGAGACACTGGTCTACGCTGCCCAGGCATTTGCGCGCGATCTTCCGGGTCAGTTCAACGTGAGCCAGGAAGGCACCTCGCTGGAACTCTCCGAGGACGGACACTCCTACCGCCAAGGCTTCTTCCTCGGCGACGGAACCGGAGCGGGCAAAGGACGGCAGATCGCCGCGGTCATCATGGATCGCTGGCTCGCAGGCGAGCGCCGACATGTCTGGATCACCAAGAACGAGGCGCTGCTCGAAGATGCACGCCGCGACTGGGAAGCGCTTGGCGGGCTGCCGCTCGATCTCCAGCCGCTCTCGCGCTGGAAACTCGGCCACCCGGTCACGATGTCCGAAAGTATTCTCTTCGTCACTTATCCGACGCTGTGCTCGGGGCGTGCCGAGGATACGCGGCTCGACCAGATCCTTGCCTGGGCGGGTGAGAGTTTCGACGGCGTGATTGCCTTCGACGAGGCTCACGCCATGGCCAATGCACTCCGTGGCTCTTCAAACCGCGGCAAGGTCAGGGGCTCCGAACAGGGCATGGCGGGCCTCAGGCTGCAGAACCATCTGCCGCGCGCCCGGGTGCTCTACGCGTCTGCCACTGGCGCTTCGGATATCGCCAACCTTGGCTACACATCCCGGCTTGGTCTCTGGGGACCCGAGACTGCTTTCCCGACCCACGAGGCTTTCATGACCGAGATCCGCGCTGGCGGCGTCGCGGCGATGGAACTCGTCGCCCGCGACCTCAAGGCGCAGGGCCTCTATCTCGCCCGTGCGCTGTCCTTCGCCGGGGTCGAGTACGAAATCCTCGAACATAACCTGAGCGAAGCACAGGTGCGGATCTACGATGCCTATGCCGAGGCCTGGGCGATCATTCACCGCAATCTCGAGGCGGCGCTCGAAGCGACCCGCGTGGTCGACGAGGACAGCGGCGATACGCTCAACCGCAACGCCAAGGCTGCGGCGCTGTCGATCTTCGAAGGCACCAAGCAGCGCTTCTTTGCCCAGCTCCTGCTCTCCATGAAACTGCCGAGCCTGATCCCCGCGATGGAAGCGGCGCTTGGCGAAGACCATTCGGTTGTCGTGCAGCTGGTCTCGACCGCCGAGGCTATGCTCGACCGGCGCCTCGCCGACCTCTCCGACGAGGAACGCGAAGCGCTCGATATCGATCTCTCGCCGCGTGAATACGTCATCGACTATCTTGCGAAGAGCTTCCCGGTGCGCCTGATGCAGGTCTTCGCCGACGAGGATGGCAATCTTCGCTCCGAGGCGATGAGCGACGGGGAGGGCAATCCCGTTTTCTGCCCGCGCGCCGTGGCAGCACGCGATGCACTGATCGAGCAACTCTGCGCGCTGCCGCCGATCGCCACAGCGCTCGATGCGATCATCGAGCACTTTGGAACCGAAGCCGTGGCCGAGGTCACAGGCCGAACCCGCAGGCTTGTCCTGGGGCGCGATGGCCAGCAGCGCCTCGAACGGCGAAGCCCAAGCGCCAACGTGGCAGAAGCGCAAAGCTTCATGGAAGGAATTAAGCGCATCCTGGTCTTTTCGGATGCGGGCGGGACTGGGCGTTCCTACCATGCTGATTTGGGCGCCAGGAACCAGCAGCGCCGGGTTCATTTCCTGCTCGAGCCGGGCTGGCGCGCTGACAACGCCATCCAGGGGCTCGGCCGCACCAACCGCACCAACCAGGCCTCGGCCCCGCTGTTCCGCCCGGTCACCACCGATGTGAAGGGCGAGCGCCGCTTCATCTCGACCATTGCCCGCAGGCTCGATGCATTGGGCGCGCTCACGCGAGGTCAGCGCCAGACCGGCGGACAGAACCTGTTCGATCCGGCAGACAATCTCGAAAGCGACTATGCACGCGACGCGCTCAGCCGCTGGTTCCAGCTGCTCTATGACGGCAAGCTCGAGGCCACGAGCTTCGGCAACTTCGTGGAGCGCACCGGCCTCCGGCTTGAAAATCCCGATGGCGGGCTGACCGACAATCTCCCCACGATCCAGCGCTGGCTCAACCGCATCCTCGCGCTGCCGATCGCGCTGCAGAACGCCATATTCGACGAGTATCTCGGGCTGGTGGAAGCGCGGATCGAAGCCGCGCGCGAGGCCGGAACGCTCGACCAGGGACTGGAAACCATCAGGGTCGATCGCTTCACGGTCCTCGCCGATGAGCTCCTGCGCACCGACCCCGTGACCGGAGCGGAGACCCGCCTCGTCTCGCTCGAGGTGGTAAGGTACCTTCGGCCTCTGCGGTTGCAGCGCCTGGTGCGGATGCACGAGATCGGCAGCGCGCACGCGATCCCCTTGCGCAATGCGCGCTCGGGCAAGGTCGCGCTGTCTGTTCCAGCCCGGCGCCTCATCGCCGACGACGGGACCGTGGTCGAACGCCGACGCCTTCTGCGTCCGCTCAATTCCGCGAACTGGACGCTTGAAGCACTTGGTGAGAGCCACTGGGAGGAAATTGGCGTCACAGCGTTCACCAGCGCCTGGCTGGCCGAGGAAGAGGAAGCGGCCAAGTCACCGGTGACCGAGCGCGTCCATCTCGCCACCGGACTGCTGCTTCCTGTCTGGAAGCGCCTGCCCGGCGATCATGTCCGCGTCACCCGGCTCGTTGCCGAGGACGGCCAGTCGATCATCGGTCGCGAAGTGCTCGATATCGATCTCGCCGCAATCGCCGATACCTTTGGTCTTTCCGGAGTTACCGGTCCGGCGCCGGACCAGATCGGCGACCTCGTCCTCGAAAGCGGCAAACCGCTGGACCTTGCAAGCCACGATCCACTCACCGTGAAGCGCTCGCTGGTCGGAGGCGAACAGCGCCTTGAACTGACCGGATTTTCGCCCGATCGGCTCGACTGGTACAAGGGCAAGGGCTGCTTCACCGAGATCATCCGCTACCGCACGCGGCTGTTCGTGCCGGTGTCGAGAGCCTCGTCCGTCCTCCCTGCGCTAGCCGCCTGA
- a CDS encoding tyrosine-type recombinase/integrase, with the protein MPLTDTRLRTLKPKDKPYKVTDERGLYVEVTPTGSKLWRFRYRIGGAQKKLCIGSYPDISLKQARDAAYEARRAVASGGDPAFEKRKRKIRAEFLSAQTFEAVAREYIEQMMVQNGRADGTIVKANYFLDKLAPAIGNRPIHEIEPFEVLAPLKRLEATGKHETAKKCRSFAGRVFRYGVATTRCKSDPTSMLRGALVTPRATHYAAILEPTELGGLLRAIDDFTGYMVTKFALQIAPHVFVRPGELRHAEWHEIDLVDGVWKIPAGKMKARRAHAVPLSKQVRGYLTDLAEMLGREGYVFPSARSSKRPMSENTLNAAFRRMGYSKEEVTAHGLRATASTFLNESGLWNPDAIERALAHGDSNVVRGIYHRGKHWEERVRMAQWWSDYLDELRTGGKVIMGKFANG; encoded by the coding sequence ATGCCGCTGACAGATACTCGCCTCCGCACTCTCAAGCCCAAGGACAAACCGTACAAGGTAACCGATGAGCGCGGCCTATATGTTGAGGTCACGCCGACCGGCAGCAAGCTTTGGCGATTCCGATACCGGATCGGTGGTGCGCAAAAGAAGCTCTGCATCGGCAGCTATCCTGACATCAGCCTCAAGCAAGCCCGAGACGCAGCCTACGAGGCACGACGAGCTGTTGCTTCTGGGGGCGACCCGGCCTTTGAGAAGCGGAAGCGGAAAATCCGCGCCGAGTTCCTTTCTGCACAGACGTTCGAGGCAGTCGCGCGTGAATATATCGAGCAGATGATGGTCCAGAATGGCCGCGCCGATGGCACGATCGTCAAGGCCAATTATTTCCTCGACAAGCTTGCGCCTGCCATCGGTAACCGACCCATCCACGAGATCGAGCCGTTCGAAGTCCTGGCTCCTCTGAAACGACTGGAAGCCACTGGTAAGCACGAGACTGCGAAGAAATGCCGCTCGTTCGCAGGCCGCGTGTTTCGCTACGGTGTCGCTACCACCCGCTGCAAATCCGATCCGACCAGTATGCTGAGGGGCGCTCTCGTAACGCCGAGAGCCACGCATTATGCAGCAATCCTCGAGCCCACCGAGCTAGGCGGGCTGCTGCGCGCAATCGACGACTTCACTGGCTACATGGTGACCAAGTTTGCTTTGCAGATCGCGCCGCATGTGTTCGTACGTCCCGGCGAACTCCGCCACGCCGAATGGCATGAGATCGACCTGGTCGATGGGGTCTGGAAGATCCCTGCCGGTAAAATGAAAGCGCGCCGAGCGCATGCCGTCCCGCTGTCCAAGCAAGTTAGAGGTTATCTCACAGACCTGGCCGAGATGCTCGGCCGCGAAGGATATGTCTTCCCGTCTGCGCGCAGCTCCAAGCGTCCCATGAGTGAAAACACGCTCAATGCCGCATTTCGTCGCATGGGATATTCGAAGGAAGAAGTCACCGCGCATGGACTCCGGGCGACAGCATCGACATTCCTGAACGAGTCGGGCCTTTGGAATCCCGATGCGATCGAGCGTGCCCTGGCACATGGCGACAGCAATGTTGTGCGTGGCATCTACCATCGCGGCAAACATTGGGAAGAGCGCGTGCGCATGGCTCAATGGTGGAGCGACTACCTCGATGAGCTCCGGACAGGAGGAAAGGTCATCATGGGAAAGTTTGCGAATGGTTGA